One Vicia villosa cultivar HV-30 ecotype Madison, WI unplaced genomic scaffold, Vvil1.0 ctg.001848F_1_1, whole genome shotgun sequence genomic region harbors:
- the LOC131636869 gene encoding uncharacterized protein LOC131636869: MHTKDVCSSSSQTGFGDGLEPAGNMHTDADAFASSGTEYDSCVIQERQDLVNCLSMCLRSLVETSNEVETMQKKIGELRGVMKEMQKNLNVLFQATPENRFGGDGSSLQTLLNNFNRLNVGDGKESCADWNNNKTELCNKWQKTGTCHYGNNCQYAHGIGELRPVIRQP, encoded by the coding sequence ATGCATACCAAGGACGTTTGTTCTTCCTCCTCCCAAACCGGATTCGGCGACGGCCTTGAGCCTGCCGGCAACATGCACACCGATGCCGACGCGTTTGCTTCGTCTGGAACTGAGTACGACTCGTGCGTGATACAGGAGCGTCAAGATTTAGTGAATTGTTTGAGTATGTGTCTCAGGAGCCTCGTGGAGACTTCCAATGAGGTTGAAACTATGCAGAAAAAGATCGGAGAACTCCGTGGCGTGATGAAAGAGATGCAGAAGAATCTGAACGTCTTATTTCAGGCTACACCGGAGAACCGATTTGGCGGTGATGGTTCCTCCCTCCAGACACTGTTGAACAATTTCAATCGCTTGAATGTTGGCGATGGAAAAGAAAGCTGTGCTGATTGGAATAACAATAAGACGGAGCTGTGCAATAAATGGCAGAAAACTGGAACATGCCATTACGGAAACAACTGCCAATACGCTCACGGCATTGGGGAGCTTCGCCCAGTGATCCGCCAGCCATGA
- the LOC131636873 gene encoding protein TITANIA-like, translating to MEFDNDGASDLPPVAPEGSGDGLPYAPENFPNPGDIWRWKAGQRISSNGNFRDRYLYLPRRIAASHRGGFKSKLAVERYVKEFFPDASLVDFFASFSWSIPSGLPGNMNPVAAADGLLRQLELKQQPESDSDIGGCKAGNKTCSSLISEQEKENSPFAPCDICCVESRFCRECCCILCYKSVDSAYGGYSYIMCKKELGDNICGHVCHLECALRSYSAGTVGGEIGLDAEYFCWRCDGRTELIAHANKLLQTCEAIHADDDATKEKILGLGICLLRGSEKTAAKELMSLITLAMSKLKHDGTNTEDILNVDAKITANSSGSSGNGNAAMDTSDDEGPVKNLNVQKGTKSFNYQSELLKLDAEFDKAMEDLEKSQKYEYKLAEESLHTQKDYLLNISQQLDEQKSELAAGPSHSSTLLQIVEERNEQLRQELKKFEEMKKVANGFGSTSKEILEKHFGL from the exons ATGGAGTTTGATAATGACGGGGCTTCCGATCTTCCACCGGTGGCACCCGAAGGATCCGGCGACGGTTTACCTTATGCACCAGAAAATTTTCCGAACCCCGGCGACATTTGGCGGTGGAAAGCTGGCCAGAGGATTTCGTCCAACGGTAACTTTAGGGACCGGTATCTGTATCTTCCTCGGCGTATTGCTGCCTCTCACCGCGGTGGATTCAAAAGCAAGCTTGCTGTTGAACGCTACGTCAAAGAATTCTTCCCTGACGCTAGTCTTGTTGATTTCTTTGCTTCTTTCAGCTGGAGCATTCCCTCTGGTCTTCCTG GCAATATGAATCCTGTTGCTGCAGCTGATGGACTTCTTCGTCAGTTAGAATTGAAACAGCAGCCTGAATCTGATTCCGACATTGGTGGATGCAAAGCTGGGAATAAGACCTGCAGCAGTTTGATTTcggaacaagaaaaagaaaactcaCCATTTGCTCCGTGTGATATCTGCTGCGTTGAATCGAGATTTTGCCGTGAATGTTGCTGCATTCTCTGCTACAAATCAGTTGATTCAGCTTATGGCGGCTATAGCTATATCATGTGCAAAAAAGAACTAGGCGATAATATTTGCGGCCATGTTTGTCATCTGGAGTGCGCTCTTCGATCTTATTCGGCTGGTACTGTTGGAGGAGAGATTGGATTGGACGCTGAGTATTTCTGTTGGCGCTGTGATGGGAGGACTGAACTGATTGCTCATGCAAATAAGCTTCTACAAACTTGTGAAGCTATCCATGCTGATGATGATGCTACAAAAGAAAAAATTCTAGGGCTTGGCATTTGTCTCTTGCGCGGTTCAGAGAAAACCGCTGCAAAGGAGCTTATGAGCCTTATTACATTGGCCATGTCAAAG CTTAAACATGATGGGACTAATACTGAAGATATCCTGAATGTTGATGCCAAAATTACTGCTAATTCTTCAG GTTCTTCCGGTAACGGCAATGCTGCGATGGATACTTCAGATGACGAAGGTCCTGTAAAGAATTTAAATGTTCAAAAAGGAACAAAATCTTTTAATTATCAATCTGAATTATTAAAACTTGATGCTGAGTTTGATAAGGCTATGGAGGATCTGGAAAAATCTCAAAAGTATGAATATAAGCTGGCAGAGGAAAGCCTTCATACACAAAAGGATTATTTACTAAATATTTCTCAGCAACTCGATGAACAGAAGTCTGAGTTAGCAGCAGGTCCATCTCATTCAAGTACCTTGCTTCAAATTGTTGAGGAAAGAAATGAACAATTAAGGCAGGAACTGAAGaaatttgaagaaatgaagaaggTGGCTAATGGTTTTGGCAGCACAtccaaagaaattttagaaaagcATTTTGGCTTGTAA